One Formosa agariphila KMM 3901 genomic window, ACTCCTTTTTGTGCTAAGGTTACATTTTTTATCTCTTTTATTTTAGAAAACACATCTACTTTTCTGCTACTGTTTGAATTGTTTTCTATTTTAATTTTTAAATTTACTGCAGCTGTTCCCTTTTTTAAATCAGGTTCTGCATGTATGTATTGATTTTGGATGCGAACATTTTTTTGTTTTTTAAGCTGAACGCCTCTAATAATTCCACCCCAGTTCCAAGTAGCTCCTACTATAAAAGCATTGTTAACCTCTACAGCAATTACATTTTTTCCTCCAAACTTTACATGATCTGTAATGTCAAATTCAAAAGGCGTTAAGCCACCTTGATGTTTTCCTATATACTGTCCGTTTAAATATACTTTGGCCAAATGATAAACTGCGCCAAATTGAATTCTAATTCTTTCATCATTTTTTGAAGTCCAATTAGAAGGCAACTTAAACGTTTTACGATACCATCCTGAACCTGTATAATTAGAGTAAGAATTAAGCATTCCCCAGTGACCAGGTACTTTTAAATCGTTCCAACTAGTATCATCAAAAGAAGGTAAATACACTTGTTCTGGCATTTTTTTAGCCTGTGCATATGTAGCTTCCGAAATAGGTTTTAGCATAACAGCGTCTGCTGCAACTTGACCATCTGTTATGGCAGTAATTTCTATATAATTATCATCTTTTTTGTCAAATTGATAAATACCAACACTAATCCATTCACCACAAAAAACGCGTTGACTAAGATATTTAGTTGTTATTTCTCCTGCATGTTTTATATTGCATTGAGAGGTAAGATGACTAGAAAATGGGTATTTTACAAACGCTTCATAATAACCCGATTTCTCTAAGTTTGGACGAAAACGGACATAATTAGCATTACCTTCTCCTTTTACAAAATTTCTAACTAAATAATCATCTTTATAAAAACTAGTGTCTCTCTCTCCAAACTTCTTAGAATTCCAATTTCCTTTTACCTCAACGTTTTCTATATCAGAATTATCTATAATAATATCAGAAATATTTTCTTGAACATTTAAATAATTATATCCCTGACCGTCAATGGTGTTAAACTTCCAATTGCCATTTAAAGAAAATTCTTCTCCATTATCGACCACTGTCTCTTGTTGTGAAAAACAAAAAACACTCATTAAAAGAAACAAGATAGAATAGCTGCTTTTCATTATTATCGACATATAATTTCAAAAATACTTGCAGGAACATGAGCAGAAGGATGTTCTAGTTCAATGACTATTTTTTTGGTTAGGATTGGTGTGTTAAATTGCCATGTATTTATGGTTTGATGATTTCCGTTCTTTTCCACTAAAACATTACCCGTTGCATCCATTATTTTATAATTTTGAACACAGAATGGAATAACGTCTTCGGGATGTCCCATCAAGGTTGATTCCATTGGATGATCGTAATCCGTATCAAAAAATAATTTAATTTCAGAAATCGCAGTATCTTCTTTCCAATCTATTGTCAAGGTCGGGTTTTCATCTTTTAAATCGGCTACCCAAGCATTTGTGATCCCCCAAGGCCTAACAAATCCATTACCAATATTAGCAACATCGAAAGCTTTTATAGCAGGAAAAATCTCCATAGCTATATTTTTCCCTTCAGGGCGACGATGAGGAATCCAAAACTCAAACGTATCGACTCCAATACCTTTTGGAGGTGTTTGTTTGCCATTGTTTGAAACAGCTTTATTAACACCATTAAACACCGATAAGACCCCAGTAATTCTTGTTTCACTAGTTCTAATACTAACTTTATTATTTGCTAAAAAAGTAACAAACGCGTATTGATTTTCTTTGGCTGTTTTTGAAAAGCTGAAGGAAACATATTGCTTTCCTTTTTTTAGTTGAATTGTTTGTTGCTCTAAAATAATTTCAGGGCAATAATTTTTTGCGTTTTCAGAGATTCGAAGTTGTAGTTCTATTTCTGTTTCTTCTTTGGCATCTAATTCCACATTAAATTGATATTTATCATGTGCAGAAAAAGGTAATAATTGAGCAGCAGCAGTAGCTATGGACATCCAGTTACCATTAAAAGGAATTATGGTTAATTCCAAATTAGACGAAGACTCTACTTTTGCTGTAACTATTTTATTACTTTGTTTTTCAACTGGAATACCAGGAATACTTTGCCCTATTATATTCAGTTCATTCTGCAACGCCTTAAGATGTCCATTTGTTAAAATTTCTGCAGGATTAATGCCTTTTTCAAGACAAAGTGAGGCAGCCATACCAACAGCTTGCGCACATAAGGCAGTTGTTGCCATAACTCTAGTAGAACCAAAAGCAACATGAGTTGCGCTAATAATTCTTCCTGCCAAAAACAAATTACTAATATCCTTACTTACAAAGCTTCTATATGGGATTTGATAAATTCCTTTTGAGTGCCATTGCGTACAACCAGATAACTTACTATACACACCATCTGCTGGGTGCAAATCTACCGCCCATCCACCATGTGCAATTGCGTCTTCAAAGGTTTGCTGTTCTATAACATCTTGTTGTTTTAACATATACAAACCTTCAAAACGACGACTTTCTCTTTTTCCTGGAATAGTACCTACCCATTCCAAAGTATGATTTTCTACATCCTTAAATTCTCCTGAGTTTTTAATGTAATTCCAAACACCATAAATTACTTTCCAGAGCTCATATTTAATTTCTTCCGTATCGTGAATCGTGTCCTTTCTTCCTCCATATTCAAACCACCAAAAACGACAACCTTTATCATCTTTCCCAATGGCTTTATAACGCGGAATTGCAGTTATATCCTCTAGTGCAAATGCAGGAGGCGAATATTTCACAGGAAAATCCTCGCGTTTGCTATAAAAATACATAGAATGTCCTAGTAATTCTCCATAAGACTCTTCTGGAGCAAATAGTTCTCCAAACTCTTCTTTAGTCTCAGCTCCCATTCTAAAACTAGCTCCCGCTTTAAATGCTACAATTCCATCACCAGAAGCATCACAAAATAATTTTCCATTTAGGATATATTTTGTAGAATTTTGACTGCAAAATGCTATTACAGATTCTATAGTATTTTCATCTCTCTTTTCTATATCATAAACGCAAGTATTTAAGAGCAGCGTAATATTTTCTTCTAACATTACTTTTTCCAAAAGTATGGTATCAAAAATAACAGCGTTACCTTCCTTATTTCGATACATATTTTCTACAAGAATTTCATCTATTACACCACCTTCTCGTGCCCAACGATTGTTGTTCCCCATATGAGAAGTTGCTCCTAATATCCATAATCGTACTTCTGAAGACGCATTACCTCCTAAAACAGGTCGATCTTGTACCAAAACAGTTTTTGTACCTTTTCTTGCTGCGGTAATTGCTGCACAAACTCCAGCCGTACCACCTCCTATAACAACAAATTCATTTTGTAATGTAATTGTTTTATTAGGACGATTGTCTGAAGTAAAGTTTTTGAGTAACATATTTTAAAGACTATATTAAATTATTTTAAATTTTTAAGGATAACTGCTCCGCCTAAGAAAAGCACCACTAATCCCATTATACCAACAAGCATCACTCCCGTCTTAGCAAAAATTGCTAATATTAAAATAAGTAACCCTGTAGCTGCGATACCGACACCAATAACTCTAATTCCCTTTTTATTTTCTGAAATAGAAGTATCCTCTACTCGTTCAGAGTTTACTTCCATTTTATTTTGGTAATCTATGTATTGAATATTTTCTGTTGGATTTATTTTGAAATACAATTCAAAAATCGAGAGTAAAACAATTGGAATCCCAACACCCATTCCCATCTCGGAAGCTCTATCCAATTGAACACCCAGCAATTCAGGGCTTATAAATTTGAAAAAAGCATTAATTATTAAAGAGACTAACGTTACAATTAATACACTTTTCCCTGTTTGGTTCTTTGAAAATAATGCCCAAAGTGGCGGTAAAAACATAGCCCCTCCAGTAAGTGCTGCTAAAGACATTACAACCTCTACTATTCCTCCAAATAATGGTACCAACAAGGCAACTATTATGGTTATTACACCAAGAATTACAGTTGAAATACGAGCCACTTTTATTAATGTTTGGTCGCTAGAATTGGGTTTAAAATGTTTAAAAATATCGTTAGTAAGTACACCTGCAGAAATATTTAAGGTAGTGTTCACAGAACTTGACGTGGCAAAAATCATTCCCCCTAGCATCAAGCCAAGCATCCCAACAGGTAAAACTTCTTTACACATGAGTAAGTAAGCTCCCTCATCTGCTAAGCCATCTAATTGCGGATTTAATATGCGATAAATCATAGGGGGAAGCATCCAAATAATTGGACTTACAGCATAGAGCCCTCCAAAAAGCCATCCTACTTTTTTTGCATCTTTTGGAGTTGCTACACTAGTATAACGTTGAATGTATGCCCAGTTTCCTGCTATAAAAAACAGATTATACAACCCAAATGCAATCATAAACATAGGCGTATATTCGTCATTGGTTAAATTGAAAAAGTTTTCTGGAGCTTTTTCAATAAAATTGTCTACTCCCCCAATCTTATCAAAAGCAAGTGGTACCACGATTAATACTGCAGCTGTTAAAACTACAAATTGCAAAACATCGGTAACAATTACAGCCCATAACCCACCTACAGCCGTATAGATTAAAATCATTACGCCTAAGAAAATAATACTTGTATAAATAGGAATTCCTGTAGAAACTTCAACAATTTTTGCAACAGGATATAAAAATGCTCCTGTAGTAAAAATGGAAATCATTAAAAATAAATACGTATAGATTTTTTGGGTTTTATAACCTAATCGTTTTGTAATAAACTCTGCTGCAGTAATAACCTTTGTTTTTTGCCATTTCGGAGCAATAAAAAATCCTATGATAAGTCCAGCGATACACATTGTGGATTGGATGGTAACTGCAACCCATCCACTATTATATGCTATAGAACCCCAGACTACAAAAGTTCCTGCGGAAAAAAAACTCATGAATAGAGACAAGCCACTCATCCACCAAGGTAATGCACCTCCTGCAGAAAAGTAAGATTTCATATTTTTCCCAGACTTGGAGAAACTCATTCCACATGAAAAAACAAGAATGGTGAAAATTAATATGACTAGAATATCTAAATTATGCATTTCTAAAAATTGGATTTAGGGGTAAGTTATAATAAATGCTAAAATTAATTTTTAAAAATTCAGAATTACCTTCCGGAAACGTTACCGAAAACTTATTTATTTTACGGAAACGTTTCCGATGTTTGCCAAAAATCAATTAATTAGGTAATATTACAATATGAAGCATATCACTATAAAAGACGTCGCTAAAAAACTAAATGTATCTATTTCAACAGTATCTAGGGCATTGAATGATAAATATGATATTAAAGAAGAAACCAAAGATTTAATTCTAAAAACAGCTAAAGAATTGGGGTACACACCAAATCCAATTGCTAGAAAGTTAAGTCAGCAACGTTCTTTTACTATTGGAATTGTAGTTCCTGAATTTAGTAGTAATTATTTTCCAGAAATCATGATTGGAGCTCAACAGGTGTTACACGAAGAGGGCTACCAAGTATTAATTATGCAATCAAATAACTCATGGGAAATCGAAAGAAAAAACATAGAGACCTTAGTGAATAATATGGTAGACGGACTCATTATATCTTTAACTTCAGAAATCAAGAATAACGCGTATTATCATAGTTTACTTGAACTAGATATTCCAATGGTATTCTTTAATCGTACAGTAGATGAAATTTCGGCTTCCAAGGTGTTGTTTAATGATTATAAATGGGCTTTTTTCGCAACCGAACATTTAATAGTTCAAGGCTATGATAATATTGTTCACCTAACTGGCACAACAAATTTAACATTAACAAAGAACAGATTAAAAGGTTTTGAGGACGCGCATAGAAAACATAAATTACCTGTTGGAAAAATAATTCCTTGTGGATTTGGAATAGAGGACGGTGAAAGAATTGCACAAGAAATGATTGATAAAAATGAAATTCCTAGAGCCATCTTTGCCGCAAATGATTCATGTGCTATTGGAGCCATGACCATTTTTAAAAAATATGGTTTTGTAATTCCTAATGATATCGCTATAGTTGGTTTTACTGAATCTGCAGTAGCCAAACACACATCCCCTACGTTAACATCGGTTGAGCAACCTACTAATGATATTGGACAAACTGCAGCAAAATTATTACTAAATCAAATAAATAATAAAGGCATATTTGTTCCACAAACAATTATACTAAATGGTAGACTAAATATTAGAGACTCTTCCGTTACCATTAAATAAAACATCACAAACACCTGTAAAACAATCAATTAAACTCATTCCTTATTACCTCGATTTTTATTAAATAAATCATTTATGGTAGTTTTCTACTTATCTATTGCGCTCTACTAGCCTATGAATTGATATTTTTATTTTTTAACTAAATGAAAATATCAGCGTAAAAATACGTTGAGCTTTATTTTCAAAACTAATAAGTGATGAAAAAAAAAACAGGCTTTTTTATTCTCTACTTTATATGTTATTTACATGCTTCGGCTCAGATAAATATTCTCTTTATAGAATCAGACGACCAAAGTAACCAAGCTGTAGGTGCATATGGAAATCTCGATATGGTAACCCCAAATATCGATACTCTAGCTAAGGAGGGCACATCTTTTATTTCTGCTTATAATATGGGCTGTTGGTCACCTGCAGTTTGTGTACCTAGCCGCACCATGCTCATGTATGGCCAATATTTATGGGAATCTCAAAAAATAAACAAAAACAATGCGCCCTTATCTTTTCCTGAACAACTACGAGAATTTGGCTATCACACTTACATGACTGGAAAATGGCATGCTATGGGTAAACAAGCAGAAACTATATTCGATGAAACGGGAAGTATACAACCCGGACAACTAGACACATATAATACACCGGCAGGTCATATTACAGACATTACAGCAGATGAAGCTGTTCATTTTATCAAAAATTATAAAAACGAAAAACCATTTTTTGTTTATGTAGCCTTTAATGCACCTCATGTTCCAAGACAAACCAGTCAGAACTATTACGATTTATACCCAACTGATGACATTGTTTTACCTCCAAGTGTTATAGATAATACATCTTTAAACACTAACGTAAAATATCAATACACAAAGGATCCTTTAAGAACTAAAACAATGAAGCAACGTGTGCAACAAAATAATGCAATGGTTACACATATGGACACTCGAATTGGTGATATTATTCAATCATTAAAAGACCAAAAACTTTACGATAATACAATTATTGTTTTCACCTCTGATCATGGAATTAATTTTGGTGAAAATGGTGTAGCTGGAAAAGTCTGCTTATACGAGCCAAGTGTTACAGCTCCATTAATTATTAAAGCACCAACAGTTGAAACCAATAAAAAAATAGCTTCTCGAGTATATTTACAGGACATCGTTCCCACACTTTTCGATTTAATAAATTTAAAACCAACTGAATCTTCAGATTTTAAAAGCTTAACACCGCTATTATTTTCAAATAAAGAATCGACAAGAGAATCTATCTACTTGGCTATGTTTGATGACCAAAGAGCTATTATTTCAAACAACAACAAATTAATTATTTATCCTAAAACAGGAGATTTTGAATTATATAATTTAAAAAATGATTCTTGGGAAACTAATAATCTACTCGCAAAAAACACTTCTGAACCTATCATTAAAGACTTGCTTAAGAAACTAAAAACCTGGCAAAAAAATACAGATGATAGAACCGACTTAACAATCATTTATAACAAATACAATTTATAGAATGAAACATATACTACTCATACTATTATCAAGCATAACGTTTCAGTTAGTTGCAAAAGATTATAATGTATTAGATTTTGGTGCGGTTGGAAATGGAATTACTTTAGATACAAAAGCTGTACAAAAAGCAATCGACCTATGTACTAAAGGTGGTGGTGGAACGGTTATTATTCCTGCAGGAAAAACGGTTTTAATAGGTACAATATATTTAAAAGATTTTGTAACGCTACATATTGAAAACGGTGCGATTTTATTGGGGAGTCCTAATTATGAAGATTATACTACAGACACTCATAAAAACACCTATAAAAACGAACCTCATATGGATAGATGCCTAATTTTTGCACGAAATGCAAAATCATTTGCTATAGAAGGTTACGGTACTATAGATGCTAATGGACATCCTAAAAACTTCACTAAAGAAAAAGGAGGTCGACCAATGATGATGCGATTCCTCAATTCTTCAGATATTCATTTGAAAGATGTTACACTTATAAATCCTGCTTCTTGGACGTCAGCCTGGTTATATTGCGATGAAATTGTGGTAGATGGAATTAAAATTATTAGTCAAGTAAACCATAACGGAGACGGTTTAGACTTTGATGGCTGTACAAATGTTAGGGTTGCAAATTCTTCATTTAACACTAGCGACGATTCCATTTGCTTACAAACCTCCAGACCAGATAAACCTTGCAAGGATATTGTAATTACAAATTGTGTATTTACTAGTAAATGGGCTGCTATGCGTATTGGCTTAGCTTCTAGAGGGAATTTTGAATCTATAACGGTTAACAATTGTACTTTTCATGATATACAAGACTCTGGACTAAAAATTCAGATGAATGAAGGTGCTGAAATGAAAAACATGATATTCTCAAATATCGTCATGAAAAATGTACCTCGACCTATTTTCATGACGTTTTGCCAACAACGAGCAGGTGTAGATAGTCCTGAACACATGCTTCCAATGAAATCTATGCATGGGTTTTCTTTCAATAATTTTATAATAGACAATCGTGAACTAGATAAGAATTCTGTTATTTTTTTAACAGGCATGCCGAATGAATACATTACAGATATTCAACTTAATAACATTAAAATGACTGTTTCTGGGGGCGGTACTTCTACAGATGCTAAGAAAACCGATTTTAAAGAATATACTTTGGAAACTTTAGGAGATTGGTGGCCTGAATTCAGTAAAGTTGGCACACTACCCGCTTCTGGTATTTTCGCTAGACATATCGACGGATTATTCATTACTAATTTTCAATTAACAACAATTAATGAAGATTTTAGAGCCCCTTATGTTTTTGATGATGTGAAACACCTCAACAGCAAAGCCCTATATCTCAATAATAGAGAAGTTAAAACTACAGTACTAAAAAAACAATAAGCATGAATACAAAACACTTCGTACTAATTTTCTTTTTGTGCTTTTATTCTATTTTAAAAGCGCAACAACCCAATATGGTTTGGATTGTTTCTGAAGACAATTCTAAACATTATATGAAGCTTTTTGATGAACATGGCGTAAAGACACCAAATATTGAAAAATTAGCAAAGCAAGGGATTCAATTTAACAGAGCCTTTTCTAATGCGGCTGTATGTAGCGCTGCCCGTTCAACCCTAATTACTGGAATTTATGGTCCTAGAATAGCAAGCCATTACCACAGATCTGAACAAAAAATTACGTTACCTGATAACATAAAAATGTTTCCAGAATATTTGCGTGAAGCAGGCTATTACACTAGTAATAACGCTAAAGAGGATTATAATATATTTAAAAGCAAGGAGGTTTGGGATGAATCTTCTCAAAAAGCTAGTTGGAGAAACAGACAACAAGACCAACCCTTTTTTCACGTCCATAATATTGGGACAACACATGAAGGAAGTTTACACTTTTCTGAAGAGCAGATGATTTCAAATCCAACTATAACAGCTTTAGAAACCGTTTTTGTACAACCCAATCATCCAAACACCAAAACATTTAGATATACAAACGCCTATTATCGCGATCTTATAACTAAAATGGATACAGAAGTTGGTGAGGTCGTAAACCAATTAGAAAAAGATAATTTACTGGAAAATACCATTATTTTCTATTATGGTGACCACGGTGGTGTGTTACCTGGCAGCAAAGGGTATTTGTTAGAGACAGGGCTGCATGTCCCACTAGTTATTTACATTCCTGAAAAATATAAAAACCTATCCCCTTTTTCTATTGGTAAATCTACAAACACATTTGTAAGTTTTGTCGATTTTGCTGCAACAGTTTTAAATCTAGCGAATATAGAGACACCAAAGACTATGGATGGAAAACCTTTTCTAGGAGCATCGGTAGATAAAAAAGTTATTGATAATAATGAAACTTTTGGTTATGCAGATAGGTTTGATGAAAAGTATGATATGGTGAGAAGTTTAAGAGTAGAAAATCTTAAATATATCAGGAATTTTGAACCTTTTAATGTCGATGGATTAATGAATAATTACCGATATAAACAACTTGCATACCAAGAATGGAAAGATTTATTTGAGTTGGGAAAATTGAACGAAAATCAGGTTAGTTTTTTTAATCCGAAAACTCCAGAAGCCTTGTATGACATTGAAAAAGACCCTTTCGAAATTAATAATTTAGCTGAAGACCCTGCTTATTCAACGGACATAAAACAATTAAGAACTAGTTTAAATGCAATCTTAAAATCTATGCCAGATCTCTCTTTCTACCCTGAAGCATCTATTATTAATAATGCGTTTACAGACCCTATCACATTTGGAAAAACGCACAAAAAAGATATTTCTAACTATTTACAAATAGCAAACCTACAATTAGAAACTTTTCAAAAAGCAAAATCTCAGTTAAACAAGTATTTAGAATCTAAAGACCCCTTAAAACGCTACTGGGCACTAATAAGTTGTTCTAGTTTTGGGAAAAAAGCAAAGGTGTTTTCATTAAAAATTGAAACTATTATGAAAACAGATTCAGAACTTATTAATAAAATGCGAGCTGCAGATTTTTTAGGTTTTATAGGTTATAAAGATGTCTCAAATAATTTAACGGATTTGTTATATCAATCTAATAACGAAAAAGAAGCGCTTTTAATTCTCAATTCAATTGTACTTCAACGCGATTTTTATCAGAAAAATACGTTTACTATCGATGCTTCAAAAATGAATAAACAAGTAAGGGAAAATAAATTAATTCAAGAACGCCTTAATTATATAAATAAACAAAAATGAAAACATTATTAAAATTTAAAAGATTTAAACAAATCTCACTAGCACTATTATTCTTAACAACATCTATAGCATTTGCACAAAACACACCTTATTTCAATGCCGGTGAAGATCCTAAACCAGCAAATAAAACTTGGAAATTAGTAAAAAACATGTCTGATGAATTTGAAGGTAAAAAAGTTGATGAAAAAAAATGGCAAATATCTGGGCAAGGTTGGATTGGCAGAGCTCCAGGATTATTTCAGGCGGAAAATATTAAAGTTGCAGATGGTGGCTTGCAAATAACAACCACTCTATTACCTAAACCTATAACTAAAAACAATAAAGAATTTACTCACGGCGGAGGTTATGTTGGCTCTATAAAAGGTATGACTTATGGGTATTACGAATGCGAAATGAAAGCCAACAAAACATTCATGTCTTCCACTTTTTGGTTAATCAATGAAGGCAAAGGTATTCAAGGTTGCGATAAAAGAACCACTGAATTAGATATTCAAGAAACTGTAGGCCAAATTACTAGTGATGCCAAATGGATGGAAAATTTTGACCAAAAAATGAATTCTAACACGCATAGCCGAAATATACCGGAAGGTTGTAATTATGAAAAAGGATCTAACAAATCTAGTGCGAAAATTGATGGAAAAGTTTATGATGACTTTCATGTTTATGGCGTATGGTGGAAATCTAAAGATGAAGTATTATTCTTTTTAGATGGTAAATTTCAAGGAAAAGTAACACCTCCTGCAGATTACGATATAGAAATGTATTT contains:
- a CDS encoding sulfatase family protein, producing the protein MNTKHFVLIFFLCFYSILKAQQPNMVWIVSEDNSKHYMKLFDEHGVKTPNIEKLAKQGIQFNRAFSNAAVCSAARSTLITGIYGPRIASHYHRSEQKITLPDNIKMFPEYLREAGYYTSNNAKEDYNIFKSKEVWDESSQKASWRNRQQDQPFFHVHNIGTTHEGSLHFSEEQMISNPTITALETVFVQPNHPNTKTFRYTNAYYRDLITKMDTEVGEVVNQLEKDNLLENTIIFYYGDHGGVLPGSKGYLLETGLHVPLVIYIPEKYKNLSPFSIGKSTNTFVSFVDFAATVLNLANIETPKTMDGKPFLGASVDKKVIDNNETFGYADRFDEKYDMVRSLRVENLKYIRNFEPFNVDGLMNNYRYKQLAYQEWKDLFELGKLNENQVSFFNPKTPEALYDIEKDPFEINNLAEDPAYSTDIKQLRTSLNAILKSMPDLSFYPEASIINNAFTDPITFGKTHKKDISNYLQIANLQLETFQKAKSQLNKYLESKDPLKRYWALISCSSFGKKAKVFSLKIETIMKTDSELINKMRAADFLGFIGYKDVSNNLTDLLYQSNNEKEALLILNSIVLQRDFYQKNTFTIDASKMNKQVRENKLIQERLNYINKQK
- a CDS encoding glycoside hydrolase family 28 protein translates to MKHILLILLSSITFQLVAKDYNVLDFGAVGNGITLDTKAVQKAIDLCTKGGGGTVIIPAGKTVLIGTIYLKDFVTLHIENGAILLGSPNYEDYTTDTHKNTYKNEPHMDRCLIFARNAKSFAIEGYGTIDANGHPKNFTKEKGGRPMMMRFLNSSDIHLKDVTLINPASWTSAWLYCDEIVVDGIKIISQVNHNGDGLDFDGCTNVRVANSSFNTSDDSICLQTSRPDKPCKDIVITNCVFTSKWAAMRIGLASRGNFESITVNNCTFHDIQDSGLKIQMNEGAEMKNMIFSNIVMKNVPRPIFMTFCQQRAGVDSPEHMLPMKSMHGFSFNNFIIDNRELDKNSVIFLTGMPNEYITDIQLNNIKMTVSGGGTSTDAKKTDFKEYTLETLGDWWPEFSKVGTLPASGIFARHIDGLFITNFQLTTINEDFRAPYVFDDVKHLNSKALYLNNREVKTTVLKKQ
- a CDS encoding FAD-dependent oxidoreductase, producing MLLKNFTSDNRPNKTITLQNEFVVIGGGTAGVCAAITAARKGTKTVLVQDRPVLGGNASSEVRLWILGATSHMGNNNRWAREGGVIDEILVENMYRNKEGNAVIFDTILLEKVMLEENITLLLNTCVYDIEKRDENTIESVIAFCSQNSTKYILNGKLFCDASGDGIVAFKAGASFRMGAETKEEFGELFAPEESYGELLGHSMYFYSKREDFPVKYSPPAFALEDITAIPRYKAIGKDDKGCRFWWFEYGGRKDTIHDTEEIKYELWKVIYGVWNYIKNSGEFKDVENHTLEWVGTIPGKRESRRFEGLYMLKQQDVIEQQTFEDAIAHGGWAVDLHPADGVYSKLSGCTQWHSKGIYQIPYRSFVSKDISNLFLAGRIISATHVAFGSTRVMATTALCAQAVGMAASLCLEKGINPAEILTNGHLKALQNELNIIGQSIPGIPVEKQSNKIVTAKVESSSNLELTIIPFNGNWMSIATAAAQLLPFSAHDKYQFNVELDAKEETEIELQLRISENAKNYCPEIILEQQTIQLKKGKQYVSFSFSKTAKENQYAFVTFLANNKVSIRTSETRITGVLSVFNGVNKAVSNNGKQTPPKGIGVDTFEFWIPHRRPEGKNIAMEIFPAIKAFDVANIGNGFVRPWGITNAWVADLKDENPTLTIDWKEDTAISEIKLFFDTDYDHPMESTLMGHPEDVIPFCVQNYKIMDATGNVLVEKNGNHQTINTWQFNTPILTKKIVIELEHPSAHVPASIFEIICR
- a CDS encoding sodium:solute symporter family protein; translated protein: MKSYFSAGGALPWWMSGLSLFMSFFSAGTFVVWGSIAYNSGWVAVTIQSTMCIAGLIIGFFIAPKWQKTKVITAAEFITKRLGYKTQKIYTYLFLMISIFTTGAFLYPVAKIVEVSTGIPIYTSIIFLGVMILIYTAVGGLWAVIVTDVLQFVVLTAAVLIVVPLAFDKIGGVDNFIEKAPENFFNLTNDEYTPMFMIAFGLYNLFFIAGNWAYIQRYTSVATPKDAKKVGWLFGGLYAVSPIIWMLPPMIYRILNPQLDGLADEGAYLLMCKEVLPVGMLGLMLGGMIFATSSSVNTTLNISAGVLTNDIFKHFKPNSSDQTLIKVARISTVILGVITIIVALLVPLFGGIVEVVMSLAALTGGAMFLPPLWALFSKNQTGKSVLIVTLVSLIINAFFKFISPELLGVQLDRASEMGMGVGIPIVLLSIFELYFKINPTENIQYIDYQNKMEVNSERVEDTSISENKKGIRVIGVGIAATGLLILILAIFAKTGVMLVGIMGLVVLFLGGAVILKNLK
- a CDS encoding sulfatase-like hydrolase/transferase is translated as MKKKTGFFILYFICYLHASAQINILFIESDDQSNQAVGAYGNLDMVTPNIDTLAKEGTSFISAYNMGCWSPAVCVPSRTMLMYGQYLWESQKINKNNAPLSFPEQLREFGYHTYMTGKWHAMGKQAETIFDETGSIQPGQLDTYNTPAGHITDITADEAVHFIKNYKNEKPFFVYVAFNAPHVPRQTSQNYYDLYPTDDIVLPPSVIDNTSLNTNVKYQYTKDPLRTKTMKQRVQQNNAMVTHMDTRIGDIIQSLKDQKLYDNTIIVFTSDHGINFGENGVAGKVCLYEPSVTAPLIIKAPTVETNKKIASRVYLQDIVPTLFDLINLKPTESSDFKSLTPLLFSNKESTRESIYLAMFDDQRAIISNNNKLIIYPKTGDFELYNLKNDSWETNNLLAKNTSEPIIKDLLKKLKTWQKNTDDRTDLTIIYNKYNL
- a CDS encoding family 16 glycosylhydrolase codes for the protein MKTLLKFKRFKQISLALLFLTTSIAFAQNTPYFNAGEDPKPANKTWKLVKNMSDEFEGKKVDEKKWQISGQGWIGRAPGLFQAENIKVADGGLQITTTLLPKPITKNNKEFTHGGGYVGSIKGMTYGYYECEMKANKTFMSSTFWLINEGKGIQGCDKRTTELDIQETVGQITSDAKWMENFDQKMNSNTHSRNIPEGCNYEKGSNKSSAKIDGKVYDDFHVYGVWWKSKDEVLFFLDGKFQGKVTPPADYDIEMYLRMVVETYDWNPVPKDGGMSGSVADRTTTYNWVRSWELVD
- a CDS encoding LacI family DNA-binding transcriptional regulator, with amino-acid sequence MKHITIKDVAKKLNVSISTVSRALNDKYDIKEETKDLILKTAKELGYTPNPIARKLSQQRSFTIGIVVPEFSSNYFPEIMIGAQQVLHEEGYQVLIMQSNNSWEIERKNIETLVNNMVDGLIISLTSEIKNNAYYHSLLELDIPMVFFNRTVDEISASKVLFNDYKWAFFATEHLIVQGYDNIVHLTGTTNLTLTKNRLKGFEDAHRKHKLPVGKIIPCGFGIEDGERIAQEMIDKNEIPRAIFAANDSCAIGAMTIFKKYGFVIPNDIAIVGFTESAVAKHTSPTLTSVEQPTNDIGQTAAKLLLNQINNKGIFVPQTIILNGRLNIRDSSVTIK